The Mycolicibacterium mageritense genome contains a region encoding:
- a CDS encoding 8-amino-7-oxononanoate synthase codes for MTRTGLSPLAWLADVEQQRRAAGLRRALRTRPPVGAELDLASNDYLGLSQHPDVLDGGVAALRTWGAGAGGSRLVTGNTELHEEFEKALARFVGAESALVFSSGYTANLGAVVALSGPGALVVSDALTHASLVDACRLSRARVTVTPHRDVEAVEAALSSRTEARAIVVTESVFSADGVLAPLRELHEVCRRHGALLVVDEAHGLGVRGSGGQGLLHEVGLAGAPDVVMTTTLSKALGSQGGVVLGPEAVRAHLIDAARPFIFDTGLAPAAVGAALAALRVLMVEPQRAQAVLTHAADLAAMCGVGDQPDSAVVSVILGEPEVAVAAAAACLDRGVRVGCFRPPTVPVGTSRLRLTARASLSGDEMELARHVLTEVLAAARA; via the coding sequence GTGACGCGCACAGGTCTCTCCCCGCTGGCCTGGTTGGCCGACGTCGAACAGCAGCGCCGCGCGGCCGGGCTGCGGCGCGCGCTGCGCACGCGGCCGCCGGTGGGTGCCGAGCTGGATCTGGCGTCCAACGACTACCTCGGGCTGTCACAGCATCCCGACGTTCTCGACGGCGGCGTCGCGGCACTGCGGACCTGGGGCGCCGGCGCAGGCGGCTCACGCCTGGTCACCGGGAACACCGAGCTGCACGAAGAATTCGAGAAAGCCCTCGCGCGGTTCGTCGGTGCCGAATCCGCGCTGGTGTTCTCGTCGGGGTACACCGCCAACCTGGGTGCGGTGGTGGCCTTGTCCGGGCCGGGGGCACTGGTGGTGTCGGATGCGCTGACCCACGCGTCGCTGGTCGACGCCTGCCGGTTGTCCCGCGCCCGCGTGACCGTCACGCCGCATCGCGATGTCGAAGCCGTCGAAGCGGCACTGAGCTCGCGGACCGAAGCACGCGCGATCGTCGTCACCGAGTCGGTGTTCTCCGCCGACGGAGTGCTGGCCCCGCTGCGGGAGTTGCACGAGGTCTGTCGTCGGCACGGTGCACTGCTGGTGGTGGACGAGGCCCACGGGCTCGGCGTGCGTGGCAGCGGTGGGCAGGGGCTGCTGCACGAGGTCGGCCTGGCGGGTGCGCCCGATGTCGTGATGACCACGACCCTGTCGAAGGCCCTGGGCAGCCAGGGTGGCGTGGTGCTCGGACCGGAGGCGGTCCGCGCGCATCTCATCGACGCCGCGCGGCCGTTCATCTTCGACACCGGGCTCGCCCCAGCGGCGGTCGGCGCCGCGCTGGCGGCGCTGCGAGTCCTGATGGTCGAGCCGCAGCGCGCACAAGCCGTGCTGACCCATGCCGCCGACCTGGCCGCGATGTGCGGGGTCGGCGACCAACCAGATTCTGCGGTCGTGTCCGTCATCCTGGGCGAGCCCGAGGTCGCCGTGGCTGCCGCCGCGGCCTGCCTCGACCGCGGTGTACGGGTGGGGTGCTTCCGGCCGCCGACGGTTCCCGTGGGAACGTCGCGGCTGCGCCTGACGGCCCGCGCGTCGCTGTCCGGCGACGAGATGGAGCTGGCGCGCCACGTGCTGACCGAGGTGCTCGCCGCAGCCCGCGCATGA
- a CDS encoding adenosylmethionine--8-amino-7-oxononanoate transaminase, translated as MAEPTRALTPAQISAIDAAHVWHPYSTIGAEALAPVVAVGARGAWLTVIDPSDGRPIEVLDAMASWWTAVHGHGHPVLDAAITEQLSTMNHVMFGGLTHEPAARLAQLLVDLTPAGLDTVFFSDSGSVSVEVAVKMALQYWRSRGQGGKHRLMTWRGGYHGDTFTPMSVCDPDGGMHSLWTDVLVAQVFAPPVPADYRPEYVAAFEAQLAAHADELAAVIVEPVVQGAGGMRFHDPQYLTDLRAICDRHGVLLIFDEIATGFGRTGTLFAAERAGVSPDIMCVGKALTGGYITLAATLCTGEIAHTISSGEPGALMHGPTFMANALACAVGVAAVELLISTDWQAQVRGIESGLRAGLEPARALPGVADVRVLGAIGVIEMEQPVDMRVATAAALAHRVWLRPFRNLVYVMPPYICTAEEVAQITAAMVGVARALT; from the coding sequence GTGGCTGAGCCGACCAGGGCGCTGACCCCTGCGCAGATCAGTGCCATCGACGCCGCCCATGTCTGGCACCCCTACAGCACCATCGGCGCCGAGGCGTTGGCGCCGGTCGTGGCCGTCGGGGCGCGCGGCGCGTGGCTCACCGTGATCGACCCGTCCGACGGCCGCCCCATCGAGGTGCTGGACGCGATGGCGTCGTGGTGGACGGCCGTGCACGGCCACGGTCATCCGGTGTTGGATGCGGCGATCACCGAGCAGCTTTCCACCATGAATCACGTGATGTTCGGCGGGCTGACGCATGAACCCGCCGCGCGCCTGGCGCAACTGCTCGTGGATCTCACACCCGCCGGACTGGACACGGTGTTCTTCAGCGACTCCGGATCCGTGTCGGTCGAGGTGGCCGTCAAGATGGCCCTGCAGTATTGGCGCAGCCGCGGCCAGGGCGGCAAGCATCGGCTCATGACGTGGCGCGGCGGCTACCACGGCGACACGTTCACGCCGATGAGCGTGTGCGACCCCGACGGGGGCATGCACTCGCTGTGGACCGACGTGCTCGTCGCGCAGGTGTTCGCGCCACCGGTGCCTGCCGACTACCGCCCGGAGTACGTCGCGGCATTCGAAGCGCAGCTCGCCGCGCACGCCGACGAACTCGCGGCCGTCATCGTCGAACCGGTGGTGCAGGGCGCGGGCGGCATGAGGTTCCACGACCCGCAGTACCTGACCGACCTGCGCGCGATCTGCGACCGGCACGGCGTTTTGCTGATCTTCGACGAGATCGCGACCGGGTTCGGCCGCACCGGCACGTTGTTCGCCGCCGAGCGTGCCGGCGTGAGTCCCGACATCATGTGCGTCGGGAAGGCACTGACGGGCGGCTACATCACGCTCGCCGCGACCCTCTGCACGGGCGAGATCGCACACACCATCAGCTCGGGGGAGCCCGGCGCGCTCATGCACGGACCCACGTTCATGGCCAACGCGCTGGCGTGCGCGGTGGGCGTGGCGGCTGTCGAACTGCTGATCAGCACCGACTGGCAGGCCCAGGTTCGCGGCATCGAATCCGGGCTGCGGGCGGGTCTGGAACCGGCCAGGGCGTTGCCCGGCGTAGCCGACGTTCGCGTGCTCGGTGCGATCGGCGTCATCGAGATGGAACAGCCGGTCGACATGCGGGTCGCGACTGCCGCCGCGCTGGCGCACCGCGTGTGGCTGCGGCCGTTCCGCAACCTCGTCTACGTGATGCCGCCGTACATCTGCACCGCTGAAGAGGTCGCTCAGATCACCGCCGCTATGGTCGGCGTCGCGCGTGCTCTAACCTGA